The proteins below are encoded in one region of Tessaracoccus aquimaris:
- a CDS encoding FadR/GntR family transcriptional regulator: protein MARIREPLRLRQSIDAVKELIISRGLKPGDPLPTEAQLAELLDVSRANLREAIRTLATLDIIEVRHGTGMFVGEMSLRPLVEGLTFKGVVLPGRDFETLRHVVEVRLALDLAIAPQVVAHLTGQEASELSTVCREMAIKGERKENFASEDREFHLQIASLIGNELYRQLVAAFWDVYTLVGPRLGVPTPRDMDDTVRAHQDMLDAARAGNLEAYREAVEAHYAPLLRVLDSTAPSGTDAH, encoded by the coding sequence ATGGCGAGAATTCGTGAACCCCTACGGCTGCGCCAGAGCATCGACGCCGTGAAGGAGTTGATCATCTCCCGTGGCCTCAAGCCGGGCGATCCCCTGCCGACGGAGGCCCAACTCGCGGAACTCCTGGACGTCTCGCGGGCCAACCTCCGGGAGGCCATTCGCACGCTGGCTACGCTCGACATCATCGAGGTGCGGCACGGGACCGGCATGTTCGTCGGCGAGATGTCCCTGCGTCCGCTGGTGGAGGGACTGACCTTCAAGGGCGTCGTGCTCCCCGGCCGCGACTTCGAGACGCTCCGCCACGTCGTCGAGGTGCGGTTGGCCCTCGATCTGGCGATCGCGCCCCAAGTCGTTGCGCATTTGACCGGGCAGGAGGCCAGCGAACTCAGCACGGTATGCCGGGAAATGGCCATCAAGGGTGAGCGAAAGGAGAACTTCGCGTCGGAGGACCGCGAGTTCCACCTGCAGATCGCGAGCCTGATCGGCAACGAGTTGTACCGGCAACTCGTGGCCGCCTTCTGGGATGTCTACACCTTGGTCGGCCCGAGGCTGGGGGTCCCGACGCCGCGCGACATGGACGACACCGTCCGCGCCCACCAGGACATGCTCGACGCTGCGCGCGCCGGGAACCTGGAGGCCTATCGCGAGGCAGTCGAGGCGCACTACGCTCCACTCCTGAGAGTGCTCGACTCGACCGCCCCCAGCGGCACCGACGCCCACTGA